From the uncultured Methanomethylovorans sp. genome, the window CCCGGAGGTTCCATAGATAATATACAGGGCTATTGTGAGGGTGTTTCATGCGATTTTTATGTGACTGAGATTTACGGAGGCTACGAGCTTGTAGGCAGATTACCTTCTCCTACTCCCGAACAGGTGACTTTTGTTACTTCATACGATTACTATGGCGGCCTAAAAGTATACAACGATGTCTCAGAGCTGCACTACAAATTCTGGGGGGATGAATGGGAAAAGCCTCTTAATGGTCTCTCAGCCACTGTAACAATTCTCACTGCCAACAGCTCTGACATTACTTACTGGATACACCCCAATGATTATACTAAAACTGCAACTATAAACGGCAATACGATTACACTGCAGGCCGATGAGATTCCTGCTAACAGCTGGTATGAGGTACGTGCGATCTTCCCCAGACTTGCTTCACCCGATTCACGATATGTGACCATTTATGATCAGAATGCTAAATTTCAAATATTTAAGATCGAATCCCAATATGCACTAAAGCAGAAAGCTCTGTATTTGTTGTTCATTGTATTCATTCTTCTAACATTGTCTCTTCTTTTAGCTCCATTTTACCTATACTTCAAATATGGGAGGGAACCAGATATTGAATACTCGGGCATCTATGAACGTGAGCTGCCATATGATTCTAGGCCTGCGATCGTTAATGTCATGATGAAAAGTGATGTTGGCAATCCCACAATAGATGGGTTTGCTGCTACAGTAATGGATCTTATACACCGGGATTATTTGAGCATAGATGACAGCGATCCACAGGATATTGTGTTGCATATAACTGGTTCAGAAAGGGTGAAAGGAGATTCTCCAGGACTTCTGGAATTTGAGCAGGATGTTCTGGATCTAATAGTAAGTCATTCCGATGGAAGCCAGCTGCACTGGAAAGAGTTTCAATCCAAACTCAAAAAAGGTACTTCTTTCTATAATTTCATCAATTCCTGGAATACAAAGGTCAAGAATCATATAGATATTGACAAACTGTTCATTGAAAAAGGCGCAAAGAAAATGGACTATTTTGCAGGAGGGCTTTTCTTGATCGCTATTGTTAGCCTTTTTGCTGTACCGTGGCTAGGGGATTCATCTGCATATCCGGTGATTGAAAAAATGAGTATTATGCCAATCATTATTGCATTCATTTCACCTCTTGTGCTGGTCCTCAATGCAAAGTACAGAACCGTGCTGGGCAGATGGACTCCGGAAGGTAAGCTTTACATAGAGCGCTGGAAGAACTTCAAAAAGTATATCGCAGACTTCTCTGATCTTAAGGAGCATCCCCCCGGATCGGTGAAAATATGGGACCATTATATGGTATATGCTATGGCACTTGGGGTGGCGGAAGAGGCGCTCGAGAACATGTCTGTCATAGTTCCCAAAGGGGAGTTCCGTATGAGTCACTTCCATAACAGGGTCTATATTACAGGTTATTCTTCGGATTTCAGCCATGCTTATCAGGTATCAGCTCCCAAGTCCTCTTCAGGAGGAAGTCATGGAGTAGGCGGGGCCGGGGGCGGTTTCGGTGGTGGTGGAGGCGGGGCCAGATAAATTGATAACGGAGGGCAAAAGATGATATTGGATATATTGTGGATACTCGGTATAGTTCTTGTTATAGCGTTGCTCTTTGCAGTGTTTGTTTTTTCCATTTATAACAAACTTGTGACTCTACGCAACAGGGTTGAGAACGCATGGGCGCAGGTAGGTGTTCAGCTTAAGCGCAGGTTCGATCTGATACCTAATATTGTGGAAACAGTGAAAGGTTATGCAAAGCATGAACAGTCAGTCTTTGAAGATGTCACTAAAGCTAGATCTGCATGGATGTCTGCATCAACTGTCGGCGAAACCGCAAAGGCTTCCAACATGCTTTCAGGTGCATTGAAGTCCTTATTTGCTATTGCAGAAGCATATCCTGAACTTAAGGCGAATGAGAATTTCAAGCAGTTGCAGCAGGAACTCTCGCAAACTGAAGATAAAATCGCTTATAGCAGGCAGTTCTACAATGATACTGTCATGAAATACAATATTTCCATTCAGCAGATACCTAACAATATAATTGCAGGTATGTTTCACTTTGAAAAGAAGGAATTATTAGAAATCCCAGAAGAGGAAAAAACAGCTCCTAAGGTGAGTTTTTAACTAACATTTTTTTTGAGGTAAAATATAGTATTCATATAACCTGATTATTTTCATCATTTTCAATCAATTACAAAATTCTGTATTTGACGAAATCCTCAGGTAGCTTACTGAATTCAATAACTAGATATAGTTTAATTATTATTCTGAAAATTTATTCTGGACTCGATGAACAATGAGATTGAATCTGATCCAATTTCTATCCAATTCTTCTTTAATGATGTCAGGTATTTTTATACCTGTTTTTGCAGCTTCTCTGGGGGCTTCCTATCTCGAGGTTGGCCTTATAAGTGCTTTCTATGGTTCAGCTTCTTTCATTTCCTCTTTTATTTTTGGTAAAGCAGCTGACATTAATCGAATGCGTCCGATTATCCTGGCAGGTCTTGCAGTTTCTGCAGTTTCTTTTTTTATGCAGATATTTGCTTATAATGCTTCATCACTTGCTATGATTCGTGCAATGGTGGGTTTCAGTGTGGGTATATATCCCGCTGCACTTATTGTTAGTGTCTATTACAATAAAGGAAGCATAGGTAAGTTCAGTTCATTCGGTGCACTTGGATGGATGGTAGGCTACATACTTGCAGGATTTATAGGGAATATAGAGTACCTTTTCATATTGTCTTCACTTTTATTCTGTATTGCATTCCTTGTTGCATTAGGACTTATAGAAGTAGAAAAGCCTTCAATTCATATGAGTTATTTCTCCCTGGGGTTATTCAGGGAAAATCTCGATACTTATTTGTCTGTGTTCATCAGGCATGTAGGTGCAGTTTCAGTATGGACCATCATGCCTTTGTACATGTCCTCACTGGGTGCTTCTAATTTCTGGATTGGTATCATTTATGCTGTTAACCCCATGATTCAATTCCTTATCATGCGCAGATTGGACAATTTCAACAATGAATGGTTGATGAAATGGGGTTTCATAACATCAGCTCTTGCTTTTGGCAGTTATTTCTTTGCATCTAACTACTATTTTATTATTCCTGGTATGTTCCTTGTAGCCTTCGGCTGGTCCTTCATGTACGTAGGTGCAAATCAGTTATTGGTAGAGCGTACAATTGAAAAAGCTAGTTCTACAGGTATATTGAGTTCTATTATATCTGCTGCTAACATTGTAGGAGCTCTTTTAGGCGGTGTGGTTCTTGAATTCTTTGGTTTTCGGGAAACTATGGTCTTTGCAGTTATTTGTTCCATTGTAGCTATGGGAATTTTTCTCCATCTGAACAGATTTCCCAGAAGCTGCTAAATTGAAATAAGATATTTATGTGTCTGGTTGTCCATTTTTGGAGTTCCAAATATGGAATAAGCAGGTATTTGTTCTGGCAGGGACCTATTACTTAATAAACAAATCAGGAAAAGAGTTCAGATGTGAACTTAAATGAAGTTTCATCTGATACTCAGTTATTAGATTTCTCCATATGCGTTTTTTAATTCCTCTTTTGGGTTGTTATTGCATTTGAAGCTCAACTTATGTGGGTGGGCGTGAATGTTTATCGTCCATTCTGGCCTGCCAGCTGCATCATCGTCATTATTGTCCTTGTACTTAACTTCGACATAATTAATGCTGGAATTTGGGATGGAAAAATTTTCAGAATTTTCTTTCAGTATCTCTTCAGGCTCCATGCTTAAATATCTCTGTGAGTAGTTCATTCCTCTGGATATCTGGCTTTCCCATTGACCAAAAAAACCTTTGCCTTCCTTTTTAGCCTTCTGTTTTGCTTCTTCTGCCACTTTCTTCATGATCTCTGATGTTAGTTTAGCAAAAATGCTCTGGTCTTTTGTGACTACAAGTGTGAAGCTATCGTTGGCAAGGCCCATAAATTTTGGTTTATTAAGAGGTCCTATTATTGCAAGTATGTTTCCATTTTTTGACATTCTAATACACCAATATTATATTTTTACTTATTTGTAAGTTCAAGTATTTCAACTTATGGCTAGAACACAAAATAGGGTATGGGGAACACATAAAAGTCTCAAGCCGTTTCATCGGAGATGTTACCTTATTTCTCTTCCGTTGTTTGAGTTTTTATGCTCACAAGGAATGCAGCTACCAGGACCAGAATGCAGCCTATGAATACATTTATTCCAAGTTTGACTCCCAGTAATGTGACATCAAATAGAACACCGCTCACCGGCTCTATTAATGAAAGCAAGGAGCCTGTTTGTGCTTCCACGTGGGAGAATCCTATGATCGTTAGAAATGCTCCCATTCCTATTGAAACCGCTCCAAATGAGGCGAGTACACTTATATTTTCGATGAATATGCCCCAAGGAGTACCGAAAGCAAATGGGGTCATAAGCAAGCAGCTAAGTCCCATGGACCAAAAAGCAATTCCCATCTCTGGGTATTCATCTTTCATAAGTCGGATGTTCATTATCAGGGAGGCTGCAAGGATACCTGATACCATGCCTGAAAGAATGCCTGTCAAATATACTGGGTCTGTTTTAAATCCCGAAAATCCACCTTCAGGTTGTATTACAAGGATCACACCTGCAATGGCTATGACCATTGAATATATACTTTCCTTTGTAATCTTTTCTTTCAATATGAAAGGTGAGGTAATCATTACGTAGATTGGTGATGTGTACTCAAGTAATATGGCAATGGAAAAACATGTAGTTTTGACGCAATAGAAATAGAATAACATGTTTACAACTGTAAGAATACCTTGC encodes:
- a CDS encoding DUF2207 domain-containing protein; the encoded protein is MYEFSTGRSSYLKTINFVSTVAFILLLLLPVASARDYSLESADVNVTVSPEGIVHVQESLTYRFDGTFSEVYRQVYPPPGGSIDNIQGYCEGVSCDFYVTEIYGGYELVGRLPSPTPEQVTFVTSYDYYGGLKVYNDVSELHYKFWGDEWEKPLNGLSATVTILTANSSDITYWIHPNDYTKTATINGNTITLQADEIPANSWYEVRAIFPRLASPDSRYVTIYDQNAKFQIFKIESQYALKQKALYLLFIVFILLTLSLLLAPFYLYFKYGREPDIEYSGIYERELPYDSRPAIVNVMMKSDVGNPTIDGFAATVMDLIHRDYLSIDDSDPQDIVLHITGSERVKGDSPGLLEFEQDVLDLIVSHSDGSQLHWKEFQSKLKKGTSFYNFINSWNTKVKNHIDIDKLFIEKGAKKMDYFAGGLFLIAIVSLFAVPWLGDSSAYPVIEKMSIMPIIIAFISPLVLVLNAKYRTVLGRWTPEGKLYIERWKNFKKYIADFSDLKEHPPGSVKIWDHYMVYAMALGVAEEALENMSVIVPKGEFRMSHFHNRVYITGYSSDFSHAYQVSAPKSSSGGSHGVGGAGGGFGGGGGGAR
- a CDS encoding LemA family protein; translated protein: MILDILWILGIVLVIALLFAVFVFSIYNKLVTLRNRVENAWAQVGVQLKRRFDLIPNIVETVKGYAKHEQSVFEDVTKARSAWMSASTVGETAKASNMLSGALKSLFAIAEAYPELKANENFKQLQQELSQTEDKIAYSRQFYNDTVMKYNISIQQIPNNIIAGMFHFEKKELLEIPEEEKTAPKVSF
- a CDS encoding MFS transporter; translated protein: MRLNLIQFLSNSSLMMSGIFIPVFAASLGASYLEVGLISAFYGSASFISSFIFGKAADINRMRPIILAGLAVSAVSFFMQIFAYNASSLAMIRAMVGFSVGIYPAALIVSVYYNKGSIGKFSSFGALGWMVGYILAGFIGNIEYLFILSSLLFCIAFLVALGLIEVEKPSIHMSYFSLGLFRENLDTYLSVFIRHVGAVSVWTIMPLYMSSLGASNFWIGIIYAVNPMIQFLIMRRLDNFNNEWLMKWGFITSALAFGSYFFASNYYFIIPGMFLVAFGWSFMYVGANQLLVERTIEKASSTGILSSIISAANIVGALLGGVVLEFFGFRETMVFAVICSIVAMGIFLHLNRFPRSC
- a CDS encoding DMT family transporter, encoding MLEGKKGHLAILLGCVLYGTTGIFLAHIHGMSIPSMIFYRLFFGVLLILLVIIVTGNLSQIKLRNKKKLLALQGILTVVNMLFYFYCVKTTCFSIAILLEYTSPIYVMITSPFILKEKITKESIYSMVIAIAGVILVIQPEGGFSGFKTDPVYLTGILSGMVSGILAASLIMNIRLMKDEYPEMGIAFWSMGLSCLLMTPFAFGTPWGIFIENISVLASFGAVSIGMGAFLTIIGFSHVEAQTGSLLSLIEPVSGVLFDVTLLGVKLGINVFIGCILVLVAAFLVSIKTQTTEEK